The genomic window ACCACAAGGCTGTTTTATCTTTTCACCTCCCCCTTTAAATAAAGGGGGATTGAGGGGGATTTCATGAAACCTACACAAAGCTCCTTAAAAAAATCCCCCCTACCCCCCCTTTTTCAAAGGGGGGAATAGAACAGTGGTGCTATTAATCTCTCTTTTCAAAAAACCAAGCGCAATAGCTTTAAACTTAAAAAGCGTATTTAAAATTCACCGCTATATTATCTCTGTCATTCAACTTATTCCGCCTTTCAGCCCCAAAGAAATTGGTATAACTAATACTTGCTGACATAGTACCTAAATAACTAGCATTTAACGCAATAGTGGCTGCTTTACGGTCTTCCATAAAGCTACCCGTCCGCCGGGAGTTACCTTCCACATCATGCTTAAAACGGAAAACCGGGTTTAAGTTCACCCCAGCAAAAACATCATTCCATACCCCAGAAGCCACCAACGTATAACCCCAACTAAACCGATCTAACCGTTCATGGGCTGGAGTGTAATCACTGGAAAATGTGCGTTGATCATAAGGGCCTGAGCCAGTGGACAAGAAACGATCATAGCCACCACCTAAACCAGAGATCACTTCAAAATGAGGCTCAACTAAGCCCATTAAACCATCAAAACCTAAAGTGGGACCAAAATTATGAATAAAGACTAAGGAGCCTGTCCATAGCTCTACACGCTCGTAATTGCTGTACCACTCTCCTACACAAGCTACATTATCTGGCCTACCCTGCGATAAACTTGAACCACCAGTTGCACTGTCACCTGTACAAGCAACAGGCCCCCCACCAGCTCCAACCTGAGTAAGTACCGAACCAACGTTAGACTTAATACCTGATACAAGATCATCAGGGTGATCAATCCACATAGGCATATTAGGCCGATAGGTTAGCTCACCAGCTATAGAGGTATCACCTAGCGTAGTATTAAAACTTAAACCAAACATTCGAATATCTTCAGGAAACACTTGCCTAGCAAAAACATCATTGGATAATATATGGCCAACTGTTAAACCACCAATACAAGCTATACGAGATTCAAGTGAAACAGGTAGAGCCATACATGTTGTATTAATTGGCCCAGCCATATTAATATTAAAATCTTCTAAACGGCCATCATTGGGAACCATTGCTTGAATGAATGGTGCTTGTGAATGATAGTTAACAAAATAAAATCCAAACTCAGTGTCATTTAATTCTTCTGCAAAATACTTAAAATTTAACCCCCATTGCCCACCATCACTCGCATTTTGCTTTTGCTGTGTATCAGCAACAACTAAATAGTCTCCATGTGTGTTTACACCAAAAGTGGAAAAAAATGGTCTTAATGAAGATAGGGCACCTAGCTCATTATACCCCTTATCTGCCCCCTCAGAAAAAATATCATTATTACTAAAATAGGAGCCACGAGGAGGGACTATCGACTCATCCCATTCCAACATATAAAATGCATCCATGGAAAGTTGATCGGTTAACCCAATACTAAAGGATAGTGCCATTTGTGGAATCAACAGATCTTTTACTTCTGAACCTGGCAAAGAAAATTGAGCCGCATCTATGGGGTTTATGGTATTAATACCACCCCGGTAAAATAATCCTTCCCCCCAGTTGAGTACTTGTTGGCCAAAACGAATATCCACTGGTTTATCATACACATCAAAACTGGTGTATACATAGGCATCTAAT from Spartinivicinus poritis includes these protein-coding regions:
- a CDS encoding DUF1302 domain-containing protein, which encodes METIRNMSSSNESHFLVRARQRRTENRSVQKVHEALSTALTQLSLKKGVIETAQLALRLAPAKAGFVLAGALAVLPAAHGVEFELMDGDVTGSLDTTLSYGAMWRVEGRDTRKYAGASKPTHDDVNTNDGNRNYDTGLVSSTYKITSELEINYANPTESISNVGAFVRGRAFYDSVVMDQSTDWLHANDRFTGRGYPDQTGTYPNGDGFSGDVENLIGKDASLLDAYVYTSFDVYDKPVDIRFGQQVLNWGEGLFYRGGINTINPIDAAQFSLPGSEVKDLLIPQMALSFSIGLTDQLSMDAFYMLEWDESIVPPRGSYFSNNDIFSEGADKGYNELGALSSLRPFFSTFGVNTHGDYLVVADTQQKQNASDGGQWGLNFKYFAEELNDTEFGFYFVNYHSQAPFIQAMVPNDGRLEDFNINMAGPINTTCMALPVSLESRIACIGGLTVGHILSNDVFARQVFPEDIRMFGLSFNTTLGDTSIAGELTYRPNMPMWIDHPDDLVSGIKSNVGSVLTQVGAGGGPVACTGDSATGGSSLSQGRPDNVACVGEWYSNYERVELWTGSLVFIHNFGPTLGFDGLMGLVEPHFEVISGLGGGYDRFLSTGSGPYDQRTFSSDYTPAHERLDRFSWGYTLVASGVWNDVFAGVNLNPVFRFKHDVEGNSRRTGSFMEDRKAATIALNASYLGTMSASISYTNFFGAERRNKLNDRDNIAVNFKYAF